The proteins below come from a single Clostridiales bacterium genomic window:
- a CDS encoding nicotinate phosphoribosyltransferase, which yields MDTDINIKNNLTMLTDFYEITMANGYFENGIGEKIAYFDMFFRKVPDDGGFAIIAGLKQLMDYFNELKFYDEDIEYLRSKKIFSEGFLNYLKNFKFSCDVWAIPEGTPIFPYEPIVTVRGPIMQAQFVETMVLITINHQSLIATKASRIVRAAQGRPVMEFGSRRAQGYDGAMLGARAAYIGGCTGTACTIVDRDYKIPALGTMAHSWVQLFPSELDAFRAYAKIYPDNCLLLVDTYNVLKSGVPNAIKVFKEEVVPRGIRPKGIRIDSGDITYLSKKARKMLDDAGFADAKITASNSMDEYVIRDILAEGARVDSFGVGERLITSRSEPVFGGVYKLSAIEENGKIIPKIKISENVEKITNPCFKQVYRLYSRENHKAIADVITLADETIDDTKPYIIFDPEYTWKRKTVTNFYTRKLLVKIFEGGKPVYESPDIDSVREYCKQQLGTLWDEVLRFDNPHRYYVDLSKPLWIIKSKLLDEYSWK from the coding sequence ATGGACACTGATATTAATATTAAAAATAATCTTACTATGCTTACTGATTTTTACGAAATAACCATGGCTAATGGATATTTTGAAAACGGGATAGGAGAAAAAATAGCCTATTTTGATATGTTTTTCAGGAAAGTACCGGATGACGGTGGCTTCGCCATAATAGCAGGTTTAAAGCAGCTCATGGATTATTTCAATGAACTGAAATTTTATGATGAGGATATAGAATACTTAAGGTCAAAGAAGATTTTCAGCGAGGGATTTTTGAACTATTTGAAGAACTTTAAATTCAGCTGCGATGTTTGGGCCATACCTGAAGGGACGCCGATATTTCCCTATGAACCTATCGTAACTGTGAGAGGGCCCATAATGCAGGCACAGTTTGTGGAAACGATGGTTTTAATCACTATAAACCATCAGAGCCTGATTGCGACGAAGGCAAGCAGAATTGTGAGGGCTGCACAGGGAAGGCCTGTAATGGAGTTCGGTTCAAGGAGGGCACAGGGATATGACGGTGCCATGCTTGGAGCAAGAGCCGCTTACATAGGAGGCTGTACCGGAACGGCATGTACGATAGTTGACAGGGATTATAAAATACCGGCTCTCGGCACGATGGCTCACAGTTGGGTGCAGCTATTCCCCTCGGAGCTTGATGCATTTAGAGCTTATGCAAAAATATATCCTGACAATTGCCTGCTTTTGGTGGATACGTATAATGTATTGAAATCAGGTGTTCCTAATGCCATAAAGGTATTTAAGGAAGAGGTTGTTCCAAGGGGAATAAGGCCAAAAGGAATAAGAATCGACAGCGGAGATATAACCTACCTTTCAAAAAAGGCCAGAAAGATGCTGGATGATGCTGGATTTGCAGATGCCAAGATTACCGCATCGAATTCCATGGATGAATATGTGATAAGAGATATACTTGCAGAAGGTGCAAGAGTAGATTCCTTCGGCGTTGGCGAGAGACTCATAACGTCCAGGTCGGAGCCGGTGTTTGGCGGAGTATACAAGCTTTCTGCAATTGAAGAAAACGGCAAAATCATACCTAAGATTAAAATAAGCGAAAATGTAGAAAAAATAACAAATCCATGTTTCAAACAGGTATACAGGCTATACAGCAGGGAGAACCATAAAGCAATTGCCGATGTCATCACCCTGGCCGATGAAACGATAGATGATACAAAACCATATATTATTTTTGATCCTGAATATACATGGAAGAGAAAGACAGTAACGAATTTTTATACGAGAAAACTGTTGGTTAAAATATTTGAAGGCGGAAAGCCTGTTTATGAAAGTCCTGATATCGATTCCGTCAGGGAATACTGCAAACAGCAGCTCGGTACATTATGGGATGAAGTATTAAGATTCGATAATCCCCACAGGTACTATGTGGATCTTTCCAAACCGTTATGGATTATAAAAAGTAAGCTGTTGGATGAATATTCGTGGAAATAA
- a CDS encoding PspC domain-containing protein, producing the protein MEKRLIRSKTNRKLLGVCGGIGEYCNIDPTIIRILWIIGFFAMGLGLIAYLIVAIIMPEE; encoded by the coding sequence ATGGAAAAAAGGTTAATAAGGTCTAAAACCAATAGAAAACTGTTGGGCGTATGTGGTGGTATCGGCGAATATTGCAATATCGATCCAACTATCATAAGAATTCTCTGGATAATCGGCTTTTTTGCGATGGGTTTGGGATTAATAGCATATTTAATTGTTGCAATCATAATGCCGGAAGAATAA
- a CDS encoding MurR/RpiR family transcriptional regulator, translating into MPGTLLKIKEVFNNLNKTEKRIAEYILENPDDIIHLSIGELAERCSTSQAAIVRFCKSIQYNGYKDFKIDITPDILALQKDDENKYTDIKPGDKLESIIENVCINNIKSIDDTLKILDYNEVERAVDAINKSRRIDFYGVGASGIIALDGQQKFMRIHKYCFAYTDSHLQITSAATLEKGDVAIIISYSGETKDIIESAKAAKESGATVISITKYGKSTLSELSNINLFLTSPETSIRSGAMGSRIAQLNMIDIIFSAVASMEYKDIKKYLDKTHKATLLKKYNK; encoded by the coding sequence ATGCCTGGAACATTATTAAAAATAAAGGAAGTTTTCAACAATCTCAATAAAACGGAAAAAAGGATTGCGGAATATATACTGGAGAATCCTGATGATATAATACATCTTTCAATAGGAGAACTGGCGGAAAGATGCAGTACGAGCCAGGCGGCAATAGTACGGTTCTGCAAATCGATACAGTATAATGGCTATAAGGACTTTAAGATAGATATTACACCGGATATCTTAGCTTTGCAAAAAGACGATGAAAATAAATATACGGACATAAAGCCGGGGGACAAGCTCGAAAGCATTATAGAAAATGTATGCATCAATAATATAAAATCCATCGATGATACATTGAAAATACTGGATTACAACGAGGTAGAAAGAGCGGTAGACGCAATAAATAAATCCAGGAGGATTGACTTTTACGGCGTGGGTGCTTCAGGAATAATAGCGCTTGACGGGCAGCAAAAATTTATGAGGATTCATAAATATTGCTTTGCCTATACGGATTCACACCTTCAGATAACATCGGCGGCTACTCTTGAAAAGGGCGACGTTGCGATTATTATTTCATATTCGGGAGAGACAAAGGATATAATTGAATCCGCAAAGGCAGCTAAAGAGTCGGGAGCCACGGTAATAAGCATAACTAAATACGGGAAAAGTACACTCAGTGAATTGTCAAATATAAACTTATTTCTTACATCCCCTGAAACGAGCATAAGAAGTGGCGCCATGGGTTCCAGAATAGCACAGCTTAACATGATAGATATAATATTTTCGGCAGTTGCCAGCATGGAATATAAGGATATAAAAAAGTACCTTGATAAGACTCATAAGGCGACATTGCTCAAAAAATACAATAAATAG
- the murQ gene encoding N-acetylmuramic acid 6-phosphate etherase — translation MDEYLGSLTTEQINKQTTHIDVCSTTEILEIINSEDMNVPGAVKKEIKNIAKAVDAVVSHIKNGGRLFYIGAGTSGRIGILDASECPPTYGTDPELVQGIIAGGNEAVTKSVEGAEDSEELGRNVILEKKITYKDAVVGITASGRTPYVIGAVKEAKKVGALTIGLSSNMKSKIKNEVDIAITPIVGPEVVMGSTRMKSGTAQKLVLNMITTAVMIKLGKVYGNLMVDLKPTNIKLLDRAVRIVIYATSANEETANKYIKLSGYNPKVAIVMIKTGVSREKAEELLSKGEGFVTKALKIFETLKD, via the coding sequence ATGGATGAATATCTTGGCAGCCTGACAACAGAGCAGATAAATAAGCAAACAACTCATATAGATGTCTGCAGTACCACAGAGATACTTGAAATAATCAATTCAGAAGACATGAATGTTCCCGGGGCAGTTAAAAAAGAAATAAAAAATATTGCGAAAGCGGTAGATGCTGTTGTTAGTCATATTAAAAATGGAGGGCGTTTATTTTATATAGGCGCAGGAACAAGCGGCAGAATCGGTATACTTGATGCTTCCGAGTGCCCGCCGACTTATGGTACGGACCCCGAATTAGTCCAGGGTATTATCGCGGGGGGAAATGAAGCTGTCACAAAATCTGTAGAAGGTGCTGAAGACAGTGAGGAACTGGGCAGGAATGTAATACTGGAGAAAAAAATAACATATAAAGATGCCGTTGTTGGGATTACTGCAAGCGGGAGAACTCCATATGTGATTGGCGCTGTAAAGGAAGCTAAAAAAGTTGGGGCTCTGACGATAGGGCTAAGCAGCAATATGAAATCAAAAATAAAAAATGAAGTCGATATAGCGATAACTCCCATTGTAGGTCCTGAAGTGGTAATGGGTTCCACAAGAATGAAATCCGGAACTGCGCAAAAGCTGGTATTAAATATGATAACCACTGCAGTTATGATAAAGCTGGGTAAGGTTTATGGCAATTTGATGGTTGACTTAAAGCCTACCAATATAAAATTGCTGGATAGAGCGGTCAGAATAGTCATTTATGCGACATCAGCTAATGAAGAGACTGCAAACAAATATATTAAGCTATCGGGGTATAACCCAAAGGTGGCGATAGTCATGATCAAGACGGGGGTTTCAAGAGAAAAGGCAGAGGAACTGTTATCAAAAGGAGAAGGTTTTGTCACAAAAGCTCTTAAGATATTTGAAACGCTTAAAGATTAG
- a CDS encoding extracellular solute-binding protein, protein MKKLKRVLSAVLVISMIAVLFIGCAKKAKPNENTSNAADTITAMVPPISPNFQKQITDIQASFKKKYPNLTLSMEATSWEDLSQKLDVQVNAGTPPDIAFMGQVNGAIAKYLSTGMMLDISKSVPKEFLDDFDSNTLAYLKNGNGMYGLPLYMAIQTIGGNKKFLEDAGIDWKNIQKNGWTFDEFREMVKKGVVKSGDKTSRYGFVFACNGVTAKDLLVMLAMNAGMPADFDKDLKFAYTDPNFLKVLEFVRALIDDGSMPKNSNTINAGARWNMMLTGQTMITGKGMPVFENSAKANNAKLDAKDSSAVKGSIKVDYVQLPMPTLKGSPEVAGGGIDGYMTFKQGKEAKEQHVQNVVKALYFLTSGDVAAKTNSDLFLAQITKSGKEAAKNTKVDIDPDNLAMTTKLTGEVFEPRPDITPELAAKSTDIMTKVMVPKFQALLAGEATPQQMYDAVKAAAITAFGQDGIRK, encoded by the coding sequence ATGAAAAAGCTTAAACGAGTTTTATCAGCAGTGCTGGTAATATCGATGATAGCCGTACTGTTTATCGGCTGTGCAAAAAAAGCAAAACCCAATGAGAATACATCAAACGCAGCCGATACAATAACAGCAATGGTACCGCCGATTTCACCAAATTTCCAAAAACAGATTACTGATATCCAGGCGTCTTTCAAGAAAAAATATCCTAATCTTACATTGTCTATGGAAGCAACAAGCTGGGAAGATTTATCACAAAAGCTTGATGTTCAGGTTAATGCCGGAACTCCGCCTGATATAGCTTTTATGGGACAGGTAAACGGAGCTATCGCAAAATATCTTTCAACAGGTATGATGTTGGATATAAGCAAATCAGTTCCCAAGGAATTTTTGGATGATTTTGATTCCAATACTTTAGCATATCTTAAAAACGGAAACGGCATGTATGGTTTGCCTCTCTACATGGCTATACAGACTATCGGAGGCAATAAAAAGTTCCTTGAAGATGCAGGAATCGACTGGAAGAACATCCAAAAGAACGGATGGACTTTCGATGAATTCAGAGAAATGGTAAAAAAAGGAGTAGTTAAAAGTGGAGACAAGACCAGCCGTTATGGATTTGTGTTTGCATGCAATGGTGTAACGGCAAAGGATCTGCTTGTTATGCTTGCGATGAATGCAGGCATGCCTGCTGATTTTGATAAGGATTTGAAATTTGCGTATACTGATCCTAATTTCTTAAAAGTACTTGAGTTTGTAAGGGCACTTATAGATGACGGATCGATGCCGAAGAATTCGAATACAATAAATGCGGGGGCGCGCTGGAATATGATGCTCACAGGGCAGACTATGATTACCGGAAAAGGTATGCCTGTATTTGAAAATTCCGCAAAGGCAAATAATGCAAAATTGGATGCAAAAGATAGCAGCGCAGTTAAAGGCAGCATTAAGGTCGATTATGTTCAGCTGCCAATGCCTACCCTTAAAGGATCGCCAGAGGTTGCCGGAGGCGGCATCGATGGATATATGACATTCAAGCAGGGTAAAGAGGCAAAGGAGCAGCATGTACAGAATGTAGTTAAAGCATTGTATTTCTTGACTTCCGGCGATGTAGCCGCTAAGACTAACAGCGATTTATTCTTAGCACAGATAACAAAGAGCGGCAAAGAAGCAGCCAAAAATACAAAGGTGGATATTGATCCGGATAACCTCGCAATGACTACCAAGTTAACCGGTGAAGTATTTGAGCCGCGTCCGGATATTACACCTGAACTCGCGGCAAAATCCACGGATATAATGACAAAGGTTATGGTTCCGAAGTTCCAGGCTTTGCTTGCAGGAGAGGCTACACCTCAGCAGATGTATGATGCTGTTAAAGCCGCAGCTATAACGGCATTTGGACAGGATGGAATAAGAAAATAG
- a CDS encoding sugar ABC transporter permease: protein MKTHNKRSANTGKKLLKNEEYMWGYLFIGVPILVFLVFTAYPLVSAFIISFQKYKPLGSEWVGLANYKSLLHDSLFAKSIINTIVYTIGAVPVNLFISFSLALLIFPLKKWMQTTFKAVYYLPAVASGVTISIVWLWIFQPLPGGLLNRLISVFGIANQNWLGSSKTAMLSLLIMTWLGGQGKSIIIYIAAMGGIPESLFEVADLEGASFLKKVWYIVIPLLKPTTLFLAVTGVIGSFQVFANAYLMTGGGPDNATNTIGLLIFQNAFTFFNFGVASAQALVLTVMIVIVASLQFKYLGGDVEY from the coding sequence ATGAAAACGCATAATAAAAGATCAGCAAATACAGGAAAGAAACTTTTAAAAAATGAAGAATATATGTGGGGCTATTTGTTTATCGGCGTACCTATTTTAGTGTTTCTGGTTTTTACAGCATATCCGCTTGTCAGTGCATTTATAATAAGCTTTCAAAAATATAAGCCCCTTGGCTCGGAATGGGTGGGTTTAGCAAATTATAAATCGCTGCTGCATGATTCGCTCTTTGCCAAATCGATTATTAATACTATTGTATATACAATCGGCGCGGTGCCTGTAAACTTGTTCATCTCGTTTTCCCTTGCATTATTGATTTTTCCCTTAAAAAAGTGGATGCAGACAACTTTCAAGGCGGTATATTATCTGCCGGCGGTTGCATCCGGCGTTACCATTTCAATTGTCTGGCTGTGGATATTTCAACCGCTTCCCGGCGGATTGCTAAATAGATTGATTTCCGTATTTGGAATAGCAAACCAGAACTGGTTAGGCTCATCCAAAACAGCGATGCTTTCGCTCTTGATTATGACCTGGTTAGGGGGACAGGGTAAAAGCATTATTATTTATATCGCGGCTATGGGCGGCATACCTGAAAGCTTGTTTGAAGTTGCCGATTTAGAGGGTGCATCTTTTCTCAAGAAAGTATGGTATATAGTAATACCACTGCTCAAACCTACGACACTCTTTCTTGCCGTAACAGGCGTAATAGGATCATTTCAGGTATTTGCCAATGCATATCTGATGACAGGCGGAGGTCCGGACAATGCCACTAACACCATAGGTCTGCTGATTTTCCAGAATGCATTTACATTCTTCAACTTCGGAGTTGCATCGGCACAGGCTTTGGTATTGACTGTGATGATTGTAATCGTAGCATCTCTGCAGTTCAAATATCTCGGCGGAGATGTGGAATATTAG